Part of the Neochlamydia sp. AcF84 genome, ACCAAGATCAAATTCTCAAGAAAAATATATTCTTTGAAAACTTGATAAATGATTTATTTATCTCTGATTCTATTTACGAGATTAAAAGTTGCCTTTTAACCTTCGCACAAACTTTATGTTTGCTTGCACATTGTCTTTCTATCACTGTCAAATAGCTTTTTGCGTCACTCGCTGGTCACGCTTTTTTTGTTCTTCTTCTTAGCTTTTCACTTAAGAAGCAGTAAACATACAAAATATCGAATTATTTCCGCAACTCCTATTTTCCTTTTTCTCTATTTTTTTCCTAAGCTTCTAAAAATTAAAGCGACTGAATAATTTTTAAATTTGAGCAGTCACTTTTCAACCTATATGTTTGTTCTAAGGTGTGCAAGGATATAAATCGCTATATCAGGGGGAATTCTAAGGAGAGGCGTTTGTCTTAGGGTAAAATCTAAATCACTCGTTCTCTGGATGTTATTATACCAAAAAAGCAATCTTATTCAAGGATTATTTTAATATAATGTGGAAAAAACTGTCCCGTCTTTCTTGTCCTTCTTATTTTCATGCAGGGCATTTAGGCGAAATCGATGGTGAGTATTCCTGATAGTCCAAGCTTAACTTCTACCTCTAATTTGAAAGAAAGCGAAAAGCTCCTCTCCTAATCTATTCTCCAACTTATATGAAACGTTTCTTTTTCTACCTTTTAAGCCAGCATATTTCGTGTTCCCTTAATTTGTTGCGTGTAATCTTATAGGGCATTTCTTAACTTTTGGCTTCTTAACTCACCTGTTTAATGTATTGCCAGTTCTTAAAGCGTCTTTTCCTAATCATCTAACTTCTAAGGTTAAAAGCCCATGATGTCTCACCTCATCTGCTTCAATTTATTCAATCTTTATGCTGTATATTTTAGCAAAAAAGCGAATGCGGGAAATGCAAGTTAATTGTAAGTTTTCTCTTACATTCAGCTGATAAGGGATTCCGCCATTTTTTTATTAAGTTAAAGGCAAATGAGGAATGCTTTCTAAAACACAACAGGCATAGACTACCTGGATAAAACCTAAAGAGGGGATCTTTATAAAGGTGCCTTAAAAAGATCTTTTTAGTCATTGAAAGTTTACATAAAGGGAATGCTCCTTATATAAACAAAGAGCTATAAAAGAAAATAAGAAAGCTTCCTGATCCTCCTCCCTTCTTCCTCTAAAGATCAGATAATGCTAAGTAAATAGTAGACGGTAATGCCCGCCATGTAGCCTACAGAGGCAGGAAAAGATATTTTTTTTAAATACCAGGAAAAATCTACTTTCTCTAGTCCCATAAAGACCACACCTGCAGCAGAGCCAATAATCAACAGGCTGCCTCCAGTGCCTGCACAATAGGCTACCAATTGCCAAAAGAAAGAATCTTGAGGATACTGTTGAAGACTGTACATTCCCATGCTGGCCGCTACCAATGGAACATTATCCACAATTGCTGAAGCTATACCAATTAGAGTGGCTATCACCTCTGTGTTTCCTACATGCTGATTTAACCACTGAGCTAACATTTTTAGTAGCTCTGCCGACTCTAAAGCATTAATGCATAAAAGAATGCCAAAGAAAAATAATACTCCTGATAAATCAATCTTTGTTAATACATGCGGCACACGTAAATGTTCACGATCTTCTTCTTTAAAATAAGCAATATCCGTCATTAGCCATAATAGCCCTAAACCAAACAATATTCCCATAAAGGGGGGCAAACCCGTCAATGTTTTAAAAATAGGGACAAAGATAAGCGCAGCTATACCTGCTAAAAAAATTAGCTTGCCAATAGGTTCTAGTTTTTTATGCGCGTTCAATAATTCATGCTCGATTAGTGAGCCTTTTAAGCATTGGCTAATGATAGAAAATGAGCCAATAAAGCATGCTAGACTAGGAAAAAAAAGATTTTTAATGATTGCCCATGAAGTCACTTGCCCCCCTATCCATAGCATAGTTGTCGTGACATCTCCAATCGGTGTCCAAGCGCCCCCTGCGTTGGCTGCAATTACTATCCCCCCGCCTATTAACCAGCGATCCTCTCGGTTCGTCAATAGCTTTTGCATAATGGAAAGCACTACAAGCGTGGTGGTTAGGTTATCTAGAACTGCTGATAAAAAGAAAGTAATCAAACCCAACAGCCACAGCAGTCTAACTTTAGATCTAACTTTAATAACATCTAAAATGATTTTAAAGCCGTGATGAGCATTAATAAGCTCCACGACGCTCAAAGCACCTATAAGAAAGAATATTACCTGGCTAATATCAGCCACATGAGCAGCTAATGAATCTAAGTTCTCTTGATGAGAAAATTTATCGTGATGATTAGCAAATTGCAAAATCCAACAAATAATGGCCATCAGCAAAGCTGTGGTCGTTTTGTTGACTCTGATCACATGTTCTATGGTAATAAAGCCATAACCTATGATAAAGACAATAATCATGCTAATAGTATAAATATTTAGAGTGATAGCCATATAAGTTTTCCTGTAAATCTTTTCTGCTAATATACATTCTAATATGCGATTTTTACATTCTAACCTAGGTAAAAAAAATGGAAGAGCCTATTTTATCTTTAAACTCTGCTATTCATTCTTCTATAAAAAAAGCTACCCTTATCAAAGGCACAATTTATGGAGCTGCCGGCATCAGTTTATGGCTCTATGGAGGAATTTTCCTTTCTCCTTCTTTCTTAGATACTTGGGGATGGATTATTCTATTTTTAGGAGGGTTATTTATCACTTTAGGACTTTTGCCCTACCGTCAATTGGCGTATTTAGAAAATACTCCCCACCAAATAAAGGTGACTGCACTAAATGAACTTTATTTTGCCTTGCATGGTAGGATCCTTTTTAAAGTATCCCTGGAAAAAGTAGATGAAATGGCTTATCTAGACGATGACAAACATTACGGGATTGGTTTGTGGATGGCTCCTACCTCAAAAGACATTACTGCTTTACATTTGTCTTTGGATCTTCCTCTGTATTTAGAAGAAAATCAAAAAAAATATTTTTGCGACCTATTTTTGCCCTATTTTAGTAAACGTTCTTATCATGAACTAGAAGAGATATACAAAAGCTTGAAAAAAAGAGAGTAGAATAATCAAGGAATAAAATATTTAATTGCACTCTAAAAAGGACGGCATAAAAAATAAACCGCTCTCTCTAAAAACAGGAGATTACACCTTACTAAAGTCAAGGCAGAAACATCCACTATTTTATGACTTCTCTATGCCTAGCTTATTTATAGAAAGTAAGAACGATTACCTTTCTGCCTAAGCATATTTAAAGAAAAATTAGCAGCTAAATGATAAAGGCTTAAGCGTGGGAACGTTCATATTCCCGATTGGACAATATCATGTAATTTGATAAGGCCTAGCAGCTTTTTATGCTCGGTAAGAACAGGTAATACCGTAATAGCATTTTTTTGGTCTCCTTCCATCTTACGCATGGCATCCCACGCCAAGTTATGAGGAGCAACCCACCGAGCTGTTTGGATCATTAGATCTTTCATAGGCAATTGCAGGGAAGCAGCCCCATGGGATTGCAAAGCCCGCCTTAAATCTCCATCAGTAAATATCCCCTGTAGAATTTCAGCTTCGTCAATCACTAATACACAACCACAACGTTTATTAGATAATTCTACAAGAGTATTTACCAATTTATCTTGAGGCTTGCATATAGGAAGGCTAGAGCCGGTGATCATTAAATCAGACACTTTAAGCGAGATGCGTTTACCAATCCTACCTGCAGGATGATTTTTAACATATTCTTCCAAACTAAAATTTTTCATGCGCATGAGGGCAACAGCCAGAATGTCTCCAAATATAAGCTGTATAACAGCAGACGTAGTCGGCACTATATCAAACGGGCAAAGCTCTTGCTGCAAAGGAAGATCGATATATATATCACTAGCTTTAGCTAAACGGCTTTTTGCATTGGAGACAATCCCTATAATTTTTACTCGCCGATTACGCAAAGTAGGGATAAGAGATAAAAGTTCTTCACTCTCTCCACTTTTACTAAGAAAAACAAATACGTCTTTTTCAGAAACTATGCCTATATCGCCATGTAAAGCGTTTGTGGGGGAAATAAATAAAGCTCGTGAGCCGGTAGAAGTCATGGTCATAGCAATTTTTTCTGCTACTAAACCGCTTTTCCCTACACCTGAGAAAACTATAACTCCCTGGCAATCTCTTAAAGACTGTACAACAATCTCAGCAACAGATAAATCGATCTTTTCAAAAAAATAATTTAAATAACAGTTTTCTTTTTGGAGAAGCTCTTTTAACAAATGATGATTCCTTTTTAAGCTAAACGATCCGAGTTTTAAAGAATGTATTTTAAGGAATAGAAATATTACTCTCAAGCTATAAAAATCTACAGCTACAGAATTAAAAAAGCCAGATTTCCAAAATATTTTCTATTAGCGTTTATCTTTGTTAAAAAAACGTGCCCGCTTTGAGCTTTATAAACACTATTTGCTGTTTCTTTTTGCTACCGAGGAAGCTCTCATAGCCTCCCCTTAAAGCAAAACTCACTGACAAACTTCTGATTAAAACAAACCACCATCAGATAGCTTATAGCCTTTTTCAAGGAAAAAGTCATAACTATAAAATAATCTTTTCAGCTTATCTGTACGTAAGGTATGTCATTAGGTAAAAAAGGAGCCGGTAATCATTCAGTTCTTTTTAAAATAAGGAGGAAAGTCTTTTAAAACATATTACCTGCTGCTAAGCTGCCACTTTAAATTTTTATAGACAAACATCTATTCTAATCAAAATATAAATCATTCACTATTTATGGACAGAAGCAGCTGGCTCACCTCCCTTTCACCCATAACGAATGAATGGGCACTGCCTTACTCCCTTACCTTAAGAGGAAAGGAGCAAGGGTGTAAAGTAGAGCCAAGAGGTGTTCAAGCAGCATGGGCCTTATTTAAATAGATCCTAGCCGGCTCATTGTTAATATCCCAATCATCGCCTTCAGGGGATTCGTTAAACTCTACAGTAACCGCCAATACTTCTTGTTGCACATATTCTTTATAATGCTCAAAAGCTAGCTTTACTCGTTCGGTTGTTTCTATATTTACGTGAATGCGATCAGTCACTTCTAAATTAGCTTCTCGCCGCATTGTATTAATTTTATTCACGAGCTCCCTGGCAATCCCTTCCATTAAAAGCTCTTCATTTAAAGCTGTCTCTAAAACAATAGTGATCGATCCTTCATTAGCTCCAGCTAGGCCCTCAAAAACCTGGCGTTCAACCTGAACATCTTCCGAAGTCAACACTACTTCTGTCTCTTCTATGATTAAAGGAAGCGAATGACCTTTCAATAAGGTAGATAATTGTTCTTGATTAAAAGCATCAATTGCTTGCTGAGTAGCTTTCATTAACTTACCCACTTTTTTGCCTAAGATGCGAAAATTAGGCTTAGCTTTAAGATTAACAAATGAAGACTCTTTCTCGGCAAATTCGATTATTTTCACATTGAGTTCATCGGCAATCAGGTGCTGTTGCTCTTTTAAAAATTGAAGAGTCACGCTATCAGCGGAAATAATATGAGCCTTCGCCAGCGGTTGTCGAACTTTAAGCTTATGCTCTTTTCTTAAAGCATGGCCTAAACTTACCGTACTTTGTACCGCAGCCATGGCGGCCTCCAGTTGCTCATCACGCATCTGCTCATTATATTCTGGATAAGCACAAAGGTGAACGGATTGAGGCATTTCTTCACTTCTCAGATTCTGATAAATAGCTTCGCTCATAAAAGGAATATAAGGTGCTGCCACCTTCGTAAAGGTCAATAGAACATGATAAAGAGTGGCAAAAGCTTCATTACGATCATTAGACGCTTTTTCTTCCCAGAAGCGGCGGCGCGAACGTCTGATATACCAATTAGTCAGCTGCTCAATGAAATAAATTGTAGGCTCGATACCATGGCTAAGGTTATAATCATCCATTCCTACTTCTACTTGTTTGATAAGCTTATTTAGAAGCGAGATTACCCATCGATCGATAATAGCGACGGGCTTTTTCAGCTGACCACAAGGGCGCCAGCCATAGATACGTGCGTAGGTGATAAAAAAGCTATAAGCATTCCATAAAGGCAGCATTACTTGACGTAAGATAAGCTCCACCCCTGATTCCACAAAGCAAAGGTCTTCGGCACGTACTGCCGGACTATGCATCATATAGACACGAACCGCATCGGCGCCAAAACGCTCAATGACAAGGCTAGGATCAGGATAATTGCGCAAGCGCTTGGACATTTTTGCCCCATCCTCTGCCAAGACGATTCCATTCACAATAACGTTTTTAAATGCTGGCTGATCAAAAAGGGCGGTGGATAGAATAGTTAACGTATAAAACCAACCGCGTGTCTGATCTAAACCTTCTGCAATAAAATCTGCAGGAAATATCTTCTGGAAAAGCTCTTGATTTTCAAAGGGATAATGATTTTGCGCGTACGGCATAGAGCCCGACTCAAACCAACAATCGAAGACTTCGGTGATACGTCTAAAAACTTTTCCATTGTGGGTGAGAGTTAGCTGATCAATAAAATGTCGATGTAAGTCTTTAATGTTAGTCCCACTTTTGGTTTCTAGCTCTTGAATGCTTCCGATAACAAGCATCTCTCCATCGTCTGCGCGCCAGATAGGAATAGGAGTCCCCCAGTAGCGATTTCGACTGATAGCCCAATCTCTAGCACCTTCTAACCATTTACCAAAACGCCCATGCTTAACATACGAGGGAGTCCAATGAATTTGCTCATTAGCTTTTACCAACGAGTCTTTTATTTTTTCTACAGCTACGAACCAGGTAGTTACAGCTTTATAAATAAGAGGAGTGTCAGATCGCCAGCAGAAAGGATAGCGGTGGCGGCAGACACCATGAGAAAAGACTATACCCTCTTTCTTTAAGTGCTTAATGATCTCTTTATCCGCCTCTTTAACAAATAATCCTTGGTATTCAGGAATTTCACTAGTGAAAAGTCCATTGCTATCGACGGGACACACAATCTCTATGCCCTCTCTTTGACACGCATAGAAATCTACTTCTCCAAAAGCAGGGGCTGCATGAACAATTCCCGTGCCCTCTTCTACCGACACGCTATCCTCAAGAATTATACGAAAAGCTCCATGGCTCGCTCTATCAGCAAAATATTTAAAAGGCGGCTTATAACTTTTACCTGCTAAGTCCCTACCCTTCATTTCTTCTAATATTTCATATTCGCTTTCACTCTTAAAAGTAGCCGAGAGCCTAGACTTTGCTAAAATGTAGTGTTGGGCAGAGGCAATGTGTAGGATTTTTACATAGTCTATCTCAGGCCCTACCATGAGAGCTAAATTAGAAACAAGCGTCCAGGGAGTAGTGGTCCAGGCTAAAATAGCTGTATGAGGTTCATCTAGCAAAGGAAAAGCTAGAGTTAAAGCAGGATCATCTACCTCTTTATAATTTTCGCCTGCTTCAAAATTAGAAAGTGGTGTTCCTAGCTTAGCAGAATAAGGCATGACTTTATAGCCCTCATAAACCAGCCCTTTATTATAAAGCTGCTGAAAGACCCACCATACCGATTCCATAAAATTCACATCCATCGTTCGATAAGTTTGATCAAAGTCAACCCATCTCCCCATACGCTGGACAATCGTTTTCCACTCTTCAGTATAACGTAAAACAATTTTTCTACACTCCTCGTTGAAATTAGCTATCCCAAAAGTTTGAATAGCATCTCCACCCGAGAGGTTATGCATTTTTTCAATCTCATTTTCCACAGGAAGACCGTGGCAATCCCAGCCGAAACGCCGAGGCACGCAAAATCCTTTCATGGTTTTATAACGCAAAACTACATCTTTAATGGTGCCTGCTAATAAATGACCATAATGAGGAAGACCTGTAGCAAAAGGAGGACCATCATAAAAAGCAAAAAGAGGTTTATCTCGATTTTCTTCTACCGATTTTGTGAAAATTTTATTTACACTCCAAAATTCAAGAATTCTTTTTTCACGCTCGTCAAAACTTTCTGGAAGAATTTCTGCAAACATTCGCTAACCTACTAAGTAATATAAAATTGTTTTCGAAGCCATAGGCAAAAATAATAATATTTTCTCTCGAAAATGTCTAGCAAGCATCTTGTTTCTTCTCCTTCACGTAAAAAATTTGCTTCTATTTTATTTTTTTTTTCGTTATTCTTTGATTAAGAAAAGGCAATACTGCCCTTACAGTTTTATCAAACATCCATCTTTCGGGGGTGTCATGGTTTCGACTGGGAAGCGAGGTATTGATTGCATGCGGAGGGTATCGGTTGGCCTCCTAAAAAAGCCGGTGAACAATTAAGTGCCAAAACAAGCACAAACGTAATCGCTGTTGACTTTAGCCCTGTGGCTGAAGCTAACTTTGAAGTCGTAGCACGCGCTGCTTAATTGCAGTGCTTGCGCAGTAGTCTGAAATTGGACCGAGGATTTTAGAGTCTACTGTCATTTTCTTGGTATGAGCTAAGTTTCTCCAGCCTTAGAGAAATTTAAACTCAAGATTAATTGAGGCGAGTAGTTTCCAGTGGCGTGTTCTGCAGCGGAACCTACTTATTTTCAGAACACTAAGCATGTAGTGGTCACTATGTAGTTTGCTCAGGACGAGAGTTCGATTCTCTCCACCTCCAACTGATTATTAAGCTTCACTTTTAGGAGTGAAGCTTTTTATTTTCAGAGGCTTGCGCATCAAAAAAATTCAACGGAAATTTCAAGTACATAAAGCCCAATTACGCACTAAACTGGATGAAAACAGCATACAACTATTTCGTTTTTCCGCATCTTCTGCTATATCCACTGTGACAAGGGTGACCTCTGTGACTCATAGAGAAAGCGCGTCAATTTCCCAAAATATTGTCACTCTGGAGTAAAAAATGAAGCTTTATTGCTAATGTTTTC contains:
- a CDS encoding SLC13 family permease, with amino-acid sequence MAITLNIYTISMIIVFIIGYGFITIEHVIRVNKTTTALLMAIICWILQFANHHDKFSHQENLDSLAAHVADISQVIFFLIGALSVVELINAHHGFKIILDVIKVRSKVRLLWLLGLITFFLSAVLDNLTTTLVVLSIMQKLLTNREDRWLIGGGIVIAANAGGAWTPIGDVTTTMLWIGGQVTSWAIIKNLFFPSLACFIGSFSIISQCLKGSLIEHELLNAHKKLEPIGKLIFLAGIAALIFVPIFKTLTGLPPFMGILFGLGLLWLMTDIAYFKEEDREHLRVPHVLTKIDLSGVLFFFGILLCINALESAELLKMLAQWLNQHVGNTEVIATLIGIASAIVDNVPLVAASMGMYSLQQYPQDSFFWQLVAYCAGTGGSLLIIGSAAGVVFMGLEKVDFSWYLKKISFPASVGYMAGITVYYLLSII
- a CDS encoding KpsF/GutQ family sugar-phosphate isomerase, which gives rise to MLKELLQKENCYLNYFFEKIDLSVAEIVVQSLRDCQGVIVFSGVGKSGLVAEKIAMTMTSTGSRALFISPTNALHGDIGIVSEKDVFVFLSKSGESEELLSLIPTLRNRRVKIIGIVSNAKSRLAKASDIYIDLPLQQELCPFDIVPTTSAVIQLIFGDILAVALMRMKNFSLEEYVKNHPAGRIGKRISLKVSDLMITGSSLPICKPQDKLVNTLVELSNKRCGCVLVIDEAEILQGIFTDGDLRRALQSHGAASLQLPMKDLMIQTARWVAPHNLAWDAMRKMEGDQKNAITVLPVLTEHKKLLGLIKLHDIVQSGI
- the ileS gene encoding isoleucine--tRNA ligase; protein product: MFAEILPESFDEREKRILEFWSVNKIFTKSVEENRDKPLFAFYDGPPFATGLPHYGHLLAGTIKDVVLRYKTMKGFCVPRRFGWDCHGLPVENEIEKMHNLSGGDAIQTFGIANFNEECRKIVLRYTEEWKTIVQRMGRWVDFDQTYRTMDVNFMESVWWVFQQLYNKGLVYEGYKVMPYSAKLGTPLSNFEAGENYKEVDDPALTLAFPLLDEPHTAILAWTTTPWTLVSNLALMVGPEIDYVKILHIASAQHYILAKSRLSATFKSESEYEILEEMKGRDLAGKSYKPPFKYFADRASHGAFRIILEDSVSVEEGTGIVHAAPAFGEVDFYACQREGIEIVCPVDSNGLFTSEIPEYQGLFVKEADKEIIKHLKKEGIVFSHGVCRHRYPFCWRSDTPLIYKAVTTWFVAVEKIKDSLVKANEQIHWTPSYVKHGRFGKWLEGARDWAISRNRYWGTPIPIWRADDGEMLVIGSIQELETKSGTNIKDLHRHFIDQLTLTHNGKVFRRITEVFDCWFESGSMPYAQNHYPFENQELFQKIFPADFIAEGLDQTRGWFYTLTILSTALFDQPAFKNVIVNGIVLAEDGAKMSKRLRNYPDPSLVIERFGADAVRVYMMHSPAVRAEDLCFVESGVELILRQVMLPLWNAYSFFITYARIYGWRPCGQLKKPVAIIDRWVISLLNKLIKQVEVGMDDYNLSHGIEPTIYFIEQLTNWYIRRSRRRFWEEKASNDRNEAFATLYHVLLTFTKVAAPYIPFMSEAIYQNLRSEEMPQSVHLCAYPEYNEQMRDEQLEAAMAAVQSTVSLGHALRKEHKLKVRQPLAKAHIISADSVTLQFLKEQQHLIADELNVKIIEFAEKESSFVNLKAKPNFRILGKKVGKLMKATQQAIDAFNQEQLSTLLKGHSLPLIIEETEVVLTSEDVQVERQVFEGLAGANEGSITIVLETALNEELLMEGIARELVNKINTMRREANLEVTDRIHVNIETTERVKLAFEHYKEYVQQEVLAVTVEFNESPEGDDWDINNEPARIYLNKAHAA